A region from the Dendropsophus ebraccatus isolate aDenEbr1 chromosome 1, aDenEbr1.pat, whole genome shotgun sequence genome encodes:
- the HAND1 gene encoding heart- and neural crest derivatives-expressed protein 1, translating to MNLIGSYQHHHHMMPEPYIFSPGSRCHQERPFFQGWVLNPGEVSPTEFATQPPYSPEYGTVGPAQGSSSRLEALGGRLARRKGAVPPKKERRRTESINSAFAELRECIPNVPADTKLSKIKTLRLATSYIGYLMDVLAKDSEPGPNDGFKAEIKKIDNREGKRKRETQSEGVWSAAPQGEKKIKGRTGWPQQVWALELNP from the exons ATGAACCTGATTGGGAGTTACCAGCATCACCACCACATGATGCCAGAGCCTTATATCTTCTCCCCGGGCTCCAGATGCCACCAGGAGAGACCTTTCTTCCAAGGATGGGTCCTCAACCCAGGGGAGGTTTCCCCCACAGAATTTGCCACCCAGCCCCCCTATAGCCCCGAGTATGGCACGGTGGGTCctgcccagggcagcagcagccggCTGGAGGCGCTAGGTGGTCGGCTGGCCAGGAGGAAAGGAGCCGTGCCCCCcaagaaggagaggaggaggacggagAGTATCAACAGCGCCTTCGCCGAGCTGAGAGAGTGTATCCCCAATGTGCCCGCCGACACCAAGCTCTCCAAGATCAAGACCCTCCGCCTGGCCACCAGCTACATCGGCTACCTGATGGATGTCCTGGCCAAGGACTCCGAGCCCGGGCCCAACGACGGCTTCAAGGCCGAGATCAAGAAGATCGACAACCGGGAGGGCAAGCGGAAAAGGGAGACG CAAAGCGAAGGAGTTTGGAGTGCTGCACCCCAAGGAGAGAAGAAAATAAAGGGAAGGACAGGATGGCCACAACAGGTCTGGGCCTTAGAACTAAACCCTTAA